A window of Nicotiana tabacum cultivar K326 chromosome 24, ASM71507v2, whole genome shotgun sequence contains these coding sequences:
- the LOC107776338 gene encoding ATP-citrate synthase alpha chain protein 2, producing MARKKIREYDSKRLLKEHFKRLGGYDLAIKSAQVTESTDFNELAEKEPWLNSSKLVVKPDMLFGKRGKSGLVALNLDLAQVATFVKERLGKEVEMGGCKGPITTFIVEPFIPHNEEFYLNVVSDRLGCSVSFSECGGIDIEENWDKVKTIFVPTGTSFTSEICAPLVATLPLEIKGIIEDFLKVVYTLFQDLDFTFLEMNPFALVEGKPYPLDMRGELDDTAAFKNFKKWGNIEFPLPFGRVMSATERFIHGLDEKTSASLKFTVLNPKGRIWTMVAGGGASVIYADTVGDLGYASELGNYAEYSGAPNEEEVLQYARVVIDCATANPDGRKRALVIGGGIANFTDVAATFSGIIRALKEKESKLKAARMQIYVRRGGPNYQKGLAKMRSLGEEIGIPIEVYGPEATMTGICKQAIECITAAA from the exons ATGGCCCGTAAGAAGATCAGAGAGTATGATTCAAAGAGATTGTTGAAAGAGCATTTTAAGAGGCTTGGAGGTTATGATTTGGCCATTAAGTCTGCACAG GTGACAGAGTCTACTGATTTCAATGAGCTAGCAGAGAAAGAGCCTTGGCTCAACTCGTCAAAGTTGGTTGTAAAGCCCGATATGTTATTTGGGAAGCGTGGAAAGAGTGGGCTAGTTGCCTTGAATCTTGATCTTGCTCAAGTTGCTACTTTTGTGAAGGAGCGCCTCGGCAAAGAG GTGGAGATGGGCGGATGCAAAGGACCCATCACAACCTTCATTGTCGAGCCATTCATCCCCCACAATGAAGAGTTTTATCTTAATGTTGTCTCGGACAGGCTTGGTTGCAGCGTAAGCTTTTCTGAATGTGGAGGAATTGACATTGAAGAAAACTGGGACaag GTTAAGACTATTTTCGTGCCCACAGGAACTTCTTTTACTTCAGAAATATGTGCTCCACTTGTCGCGACACTACCATTGGAg ATTAAGGGCATCATTGAGGATTTCCTCAAAGTGGTTTACACTCTATTTCAAG ATCTGGACTTTACTTTCCTAGAGATGAATCCCTTCGCATTGGTCGAAGGGAAGCCTTATCCTCTAGATATGAGGGGTGAACTTGATGACACTGCTGCTTTCAAGAACTTCAAAAA GTGGGGAAATATTGAATTTCCATTGCCATTTGGAAGGGTTATGAGTGCTACAGAGAGATTTATTCACGGGCTTGATGAAAAG ACAAGTGCATCTTTGAAGTTCACAGTCTTGAACCCCAAGGGGCGAATTTGGACTATGGTTGCTGGTGGAGGAGCTAGTGTCATCTATGCAGATACT GTAGGCGATCTTGGATATGCTTCTGAACTTGGGAACTACGCAGAATACAGTGGTGCTCCCAATGAAGAAGAGGTCTTGCAGTATGCCAGAGTTGTAATTGAT TGTGCCACTGCAAATCCTGATGGCCGTAAGAGAGCCCTCGTTATTGGTGGTGGGATAGCCAACTTCACTGATGTTGCTGCTACATTTAGTGGTATTATTCGAGCTCTGAAGGAGAAG GAATCAAAACTTAAGGCTGCAAGAATGCAAATCTATGTTAGAAGAGGAGGTCCAAACTACCAAAAAGGTCTTGCAAAAATGAGGTCTCTTGGCGAGGAAATTGGCATCCCAATTGAG GTCTATGGACCTGAGGCAACCATGACTGGCATATGCAAACAGGCAATTGAGTGCATCACTGCAGCTGCATAA